In the Helianthus annuus cultivar XRQ/B chromosome 11, HanXRQr2.0-SUNRISE, whole genome shotgun sequence genome, one interval contains:
- the LOC110888810 gene encoding FH protein interacting protein FIP2, producing the protein MVLRNILLFQGLVDEINEVLNRKKDEEVESELTRTDIIKCIQSEKVRLRGVNLSGLDLSKLDLSGVDFSFACLKNVNFSCANLYRAKFQEVDAENILFHNATLSYCEFTRAKLRGASLEAANLSCANLQDACLIECSLCGADLRSVHLETADLTNADLMGANLEKAFLQSAKLNNANLMDANLQRAYLCRADLQDAHFEGAIMDEANLKGAIVDSSNFFGAIREGRTLGAQM; encoded by the exons ATGGTACTTCGTAATATTTTACTATTTCAGGGATTGGTGGATGAAATAAATGAAGTCTTGAATAGGAAGAAGGATGAAGAAGTGGAAAGTGAATTAACACGCACTGATATTATCAAATGTATACAATCTGAAAAAGTCAGATTAAGAGGAGTGAATCTTTCTGGGCTTGATCTTTCAAAACTG GACTTGTCGGGTGTGGACTTCAGCTTTGCATGCCTGAAAAATGTGAATTTCTCATGTGCTAACCTTTATCGTGCTAAATTTCAG GAGGTAGATGCTGAAAATATCCTTTTTCACAATGCAACATTGAGCTA TTGTGAGTTCACAAGAGCTAAACTTCGTGGAGCTTCTCTGGAGGCGGCTAATCTTTCGTGTGCAAATTTACAGG ATGCTTGCTTGATAGAATGTAGTTTATGTGGCGCAGACTTGCGGTCTGTGCATCTGGAG ACCGCTGATCTCACAAATGCGGATTTGATGGGAGCCAATCTAGAAAAAGCTTTTTTACAG AGTGCCAAGTTGAATAATGCCAATTTGATGGATGCAAATCTTCAACGTGCTTATCTTTGTCGTGCGGATCTTCAGGATGCA cattttgaaggGGCGATAATGGATGAGGCGAATTTGAAAGGCGCGATTGTAGACTCGTCAAATTTTTTTGGAGCTATTAGGGAGGGCCGGACTTTGGGGGCCCAaatgtag
- the LOC118484187 gene encoding FH protein interacting protein FIP2-like: MASSPPVRLNIGGRKFCTTLDTLTLRDPNSMLAAMFGGHHTVCKDGKGYVFIDRDGKHFRHILNWLRDGVAPIPKLSDLERSELLQEAEYYQLLVSFFHGSIVWYQLCIHVQ, encoded by the exons ATGGCCTCTTCTCCGCCTGTTCGTCTGAATATAG GTGGAAGAAAATTCTGCACAACCCTTGATACCCTAACTCTTAGGGATCCCAATTCAATGCTTGCTGCCATGTTTGGTGGTCACCACACTGTTTGCAAGGATGGCAAG GGATATGTGTTTATTGACAGGGATGGGAAGCATTTTCGGCATATTTTGAATTGGCTGAGAGATGGTGTAGCTCCCATTCCCAAATTGTCTGATTTGGAGCGTTCAGAGCTTTTGCAGGAAGCAGAATACTATCAGCTTCTTGTAAGTTTTTTTCATGGATCTATTGTATGGTACCAACTGTGTATACATGTTCAGTag
- the LOC110888808 gene encoding FH protein interacting protein FIP2, with translation MGGLIKSLSLYFSGKKFCTTVETLTHREPRSMLAAMFSGRHTLCKDSEKGYVFIDRDGKHFRHILNWLRDGVAPIRNLSDLERVELLREAEYYQLLGLVDMINEVLNKKDEQMDTDLTRTDIIKIVQYAASGCVSLIGVNLSGLDLSKLCLKGVDFSFASLNKVIFSGANLHHAQFQGADAENTNFQNATLTDCEFTKANLRGALLAGANLRSANLQNACVIGSELCDADLRSARLENARFTYANLEGANLEGANLTGAKMRKANLKGANLQRACLVGVDLQDTCLEGADLRGARRQSIYDI, from the exons ATGGGTGGTCTTATTAAGTCATTATCTCTTTACTTTA GTGGAAAGAAGTTTTGCACAACTGTTGAAACGCTAACTCATAGGGAGCCCCGCTCGATGCTTGCTGCCATGTTCAGTGGTCGCCACACTCTTTGCAAGGACTCTGAGAAG GGATATGTGTTTATTGACAGGGATGGGAAGCATTTTCGGCATATTTTGAATTGGTTGAGAGATGGTGTAGCTCCCATTCGCAACCTGTCTGATTTAGAGCGTGTAGAGCTTTTGCGGGAAGCAGAATACTATCAGCTTCTT GGATTGGTGGACATGATAAATGAGGTCTTGAATAAGAAGGATGAACAAATGGATACTGATTTAACACGCACTGATATTATCAAGATTGTACAATATGCAGCTAGCGGATGTGTCAGTTTAATAGGAGTGAATCTCTCTGGGCTTGATCTTTCAAAACTG TGCTTGAAGGGTGTGGACTTCAGCTTTGCAAGCCTGAATAAAGTTATCTTCTCAGGTGCTAATCTTCATCATGCTCAATTTCAG GGAGCAGATGCTGAAAATACCAATTTTCAAAATGCAACATTGACCGA TTGTGAGTTCACAAAGGCTAATCTTCGTGGAGCGTTGCTGGCAGGGGCTAATCTTCGGAGTGCAAACTTACA AAATGCGTGTGTAATAGGTTCTGAGTTATGTGATGCAGACTTGAGATCTGCACGTCTCGAG AATGCTAGATTCACATATGCGAATTTGGAGGGGGCCAATCTCGAAGGAGCCAATTTAACG GGCGCTAAAATGAGAAAGGCCAATTTGAAGGGTGCAAATCTTCAACGTGCTTGTCTTGTAGGTGTTGATCTTCAGGATACA TGTTTGGAAGGCGCGGATTTACGTGGGGCAAGGAGGCAATCTATATATGATATTTAA